The genomic interval TCGTCGTCGCTGGTGACGGTGGCAACGTTATCGGACAGCAGCAGCGTTTCGGCATCGGGCGCGTGTTCGTACACGGCAATGCCCATGTCGTTGAAGGTGCCGATGATGCCTTCGATCGCTTCCGGGTCGACGATGTTGTCGGGCAGGTGGTCGTTGATTTCCGCGTAGGTCAGGAAACCGCGTTCCTTGCCGTTCTTGATCAGCGTCTTGAGCTTCTGGCGGCGCAGCTCGATTTCTTCTTCGCTCGCTTCGGTGTCGGACGCGAAGGCGTCTTTCAGCAGGGCTTTTTCTTTCGCCTTGCGGTCCTTCGCCTTGGCCTTGTCGACGGCTTTCAGTTCAGCACGTTCGACGGCATTCAGCGCGGCGACTTCGTCGTTCTCGGGCGTGAATTCCTTTGGCTTGCGCCCGCGCCGCCCCGGCACTTTCACGGATGGCAGCACGTAGCCCGACGTATCGATGGCGGCCAGTGCGGCGGCATCGGTGGTCTGGCTGACGACAGGCGCGGCGCCGGTACGAACGTCCGCCTTGTCTTGCGCATTGTCCGCCTTGGCGGACGTTCTGGTGGGTTTGGCAGCCACTTGGGGTTCGGGTTTCTTGGTTGGCACAGGCGCTTTCGATGTCACAACGGCTAACTTTACGGTGGTTAAAGATAAAGTTTTGTTAACTTACATCACCCTGCTAACAGCGTACAACACTGCTCCGCTAACTGAAACTCCACGCCGCTTTTGACACGAAAATCGTTTCAAAGGTTGCAATAGTTAGCGTTTTATTATAGCACGCACCCCTCTTTTTCCAAGTTGCACAAATCCTAACTGCTGCCTTCGCAACACGTGCTCAGCGGGGGCTCCGGGCAGCGGCTTGCTCGCTCTCCAAGAGCTGCTGCTGGGCTACGATTTCACGATAGCGAGTACTCACCTGATCTGGGGTCAGTCCCTTGGAAAACAACTGGTTCAACTCCTGTTTCAAGGCGTCGATCTTGATCTCCCTCACAGCGCATGCCAGGAAGACCCGGTTCGCGTCCGGATCCGATTCCGGCTCGGAGGCGATCTCGGCGATGATACGGTCGTAGTGGTTGCTGCCCTCTTTCAGCTGTTCCGACAGCGCCGCGAAGTTGCCGTATTCCCCCAGGGCTTGGGCAACGGCTACCAGGTAACGCAGGGAGTCGCTCGACTCCTGGCCGAAATGGTCGAAGGCCTGCAAGTCGGACTCGTCGAGCGTCAGCGACAGGGCCGGATGCGCCACCAGGATGCGCACGATCTGCAATTCCAATCCGACCGGCTGCGGCCTGCCCTGGCGCGGCGGCGCCTTTTTCGCGACCGACACCGGTTTCGACAGTTCGAACAGGCCCTCGATCTCGGCCGGCGTCGATTCCGTCAGGCTGGCCAGGCCGCGCACGATCTGCAGGCGCAGCGCCGAGGGCGTCATGGCCTGCAGCAGGGGTTTGGCGTCGTACTGGGTGGCGGCGCGCCCTTCCGGCGTCGACAAATCGTGTTCGCCCGTCACTTCACGCAGCAGGAACTGCGACAGCGGCATGGCGTCGTTGATTTCCTGGGCGAAGGCATCTGCGCCGAATTCACGCACGAAGCTGTCCGGGTCGTGCTTTTCGGGCAGGAACAGGAACTGGATGGTCTTGTTGTCGCTTACCTGCGGCAAACACGCTTCCAGCGCACGGCGCGCGGCGCGGCGGCCGGCTTTATCTCCGTCGAAACTGAAGATGACGTTGTCGGTCTGGCGCAGCAACTTTTGCACGTGCGTACTGGTGCAGGCGGTGCCGAGCGTCGCTACCGCTTGCGGGAAGCCGAGCTGGGCCAGTGCGACGACGTCCATGTAGCCTTCCGTCACCAGCACATAGCCGGCGTCGCGGATGGCTTGCCTCGCCTCGAACAGGCCGTACAGTTCCAGGCCTTTCTGGAACAGCGGGGTTTCCGGCGAATTCAGGTATTTCGGTTCGCCACTATCGAGCACGCGGCCGCCGAAGCCGATCACCTGCCCTTTGGTGTTGCGAATCGGGAACATGACGCGCTCGCGGAAGCGGTCGTAGCGTTTCTTGTTGCCGCCATCTTCATCGACCTTGTCGATCACCAGGCCCGATTCGACCAGCGCCAGGGCATCGTAGTCGGGGAAGACCGAGCGCAGGTTGTCCCATCCGGAAGGCGCGTAGCCCATGCCGAAACGGGCAGCGACTTCGCCGGTCAAGCCGCGGTTCTTCAGATAGGCGATGGCATTCGGCGCGGTTTTCAGTTGCGCACGGTAATAGTCGCAGGCTTGCGTCAGCGCATCGGACAGGGCCAGCGTTTGCGCCTGCTGGGCGGCGCGCTGCATCGGGGGAATCTTGTCGTCGTTGTCGGGCACGACCATGCCGACGCCCTGGGCCAGGTCTTTCACCGCATCGATGAAACCCATGCCCGAGTATTCGATCAGGAAGCCGATCGAGGTGCCATGGGCACCGCAACCGAAGCAGTGATAGAACTGTTTGGTGGGGCTGAC from Massilia sp. Se16.2.3 carries:
- the dnaG gene encoding DNA primase, which produces MIPQSFITDLLNRVDIVDVVGRYVQLKKGGANYMGLCPFHSEKSPSFTVSPTKQFYHCFGCGAHGTSIGFLIEYSGMGFIDAVKDLAQGVGMVVPDNDDKIPPMQRAAQQAQTLALSDALTQACDYYRAQLKTAPNAIAYLKNRGLTGEVAARFGMGYAPSGWDNLRSVFPDYDALALVESGLVIDKVDEDGGNKKRYDRFRERVMFPIRNTKGQVIGFGGRVLDSGEPKYLNSPETPLFQKGLELYGLFEARQAIRDAGYVLVTEGYMDVVALAQLGFPQAVATLGTACTSTHVQKLLRQTDNVIFSFDGDKAGRRAARRALEACLPQVSDNKTIQFLFLPEKHDPDSFVREFGADAFAQEINDAMPLSQFLLREVTGEHDLSTPEGRAATQYDAKPLLQAMTPSALRLQIVRGLASLTESTPAEIEGLFELSKPVSVAKKAPPRQGRPQPVGLELQIVRILVAHPALSLTLDESDLQAFDHFGQESSDSLRYLVAVAQALGEYGNFAALSEQLKEGSNHYDRIIAEIASEPESDPDANRVFLACAVREIKIDALKQELNQLFSKGLTPDQVSTRYREIVAQQQLLESEQAAARSPR